ACAAGTCTATAAGACATGTTTTCAAATCTTGAATCAAGAGAAtcagtttatatttataagttTTCTTTGATTCTTGATCAATTCTTGATAACTCACCACAAGTTGGACAACAGTCTTTAACGGTTCTGTTGTATCCGGTAGGACAGGGCATTTCAGTTGGACACTTTACAGGCTCTTTCAAAGGAATGCCAGAAGTAGTGCAATTATATATGTTACAATCATCTGTCCATGTGTCTCCGGGctacagaaaaagaaattagTTGATGAcagttttggtaattttagtTTGAATTGTCAAAATGTGTGAAGTCTCTGACTAAAATGAGTTAAGACCCTCTGCTGTTAACAAGAGTCTGCAGCTTTGGTCAAACGTAGGGTGGAAAAGAGGGAATTGGAGCCCTATAAGAATTTCAGCTGAGGGGCTCAGAAGCAATAAACACTACCAGGACCCTGGAAACCCTAGTGACAGATGTTTCTAAGCCCATGTTACTACTGTATCATTGTTTCTCTGTGCAAGACACACTTTAAATAATAGTGACGTACCTTTCTAGGTAAATTATCAGGGCCAATGCAATCTACAAAGagagaacaacaacaacaaaaaaaatcaataataccGCATCAAGATGGATTAAATTAGCAAACAGAGAAAGTAAATGAAGAAACACTTCTTACCGCAGTAAGCTGTACACATATCCGATGTCATATTAACCCGATATTGACCATCAGGACAATAACAACCTTCTGTGACAGTTTTGTTTGAATTATCGCTGGGACATTTGTTCTCTGCATACATCTTATTGTAcctagttgaaaaaaaaaagtacaatagaAGTAGAGATTTGTCGTTTACTATAAAATGAGAACTAAAATCCAGTAATCATTATTTAATGCAGAGATTTATTACGATGCACTGCAGGATTTTTCCACTGGGGGTCCACAAGCCTTGTAGATTTTTGAACTGGGACAGTCGAATACTGTGACAGAAAACAATGACAAGATCCATGGATTTTTTAGATGCACTATATAATATCATTAATTACCAGTGAATATACAATCAAATGTGTACACACATTACACAAATTAAATGTTACTACAATCATGTGTGTTTTTCTGAGTGTACCACATAGCCCTTTGAGGACAGGTGAGCTTCTCCAGTCTACACAGATTGAGTTTTGGCCACATAGCTGTGCATAGGCCTCCACACTAGCGCAGGCAGCAGACTCATTTTTCATTGTACATACATCATATTTACATGCTTTATAATAGTCCTGATAGGGAACAGCATCATGGCAGCtgttaaaaacactgtaaacaaaatacaaaattgtgAGCCCCCCAAAAATTCAATTTCACTGATTTTGATAGAGAATGACTAAACGAAAACATGTGAATTGTATTAACATCAGGATgtaattcttttaaataatgcttttaatAGTATCACAAAATAGTATGTGCCTTACGTCATGATGATTTCACAGACAGTAGTGTTGTGAGGCGTAGATGTATGACATGGtggaggtggaggtggaggtgTAGGTGTAGGTGTAGGTACAGTACAATTTGGGTCCATCCAAAACTGTGCCATGTGCTCACATGAATTGTCAGTTTTTCCATTAGGAAGTCTGCAGTCATTTCTGGTGTTGTTGTCACAATACCCTACAAATTATCAACAGAATCAAACATAAGCAGACGCCAGACTGTATATTTTCTCTATATTACAGCTGCAATAAATCAGAATGGAAAAGGAATTTCACAGATCAATAATAACCAATAAATATTCAAGTAGAGTTGTCAGATTTagttactatttactatttactgtttatttagtacatAAACTccaaatttatttcattatgcaAAACAGCTCTATTATTCACAATTACATGTACTGCGGAAAGAGATCGGTACTCACCACACTGTCCTTGTGTATTATCATGGAAGTAGGAGAATGGGAGTGTGATTTCGAAATTTAATTCTCTGACCTTAATCTCAGTTTTGATTTCAGAGATGTTCACAGTCACTTCCATGCCAGTCGTGGTGATTATAATGTTATCGATTACATATGTTGGCTTCTTCATGTCATTATTAACATAGACCTAAGGGAAATATTTATGATAGATGCTGTAATACTATGTATTACATgaacatgctgaaaaaaatattttgttttagggATTTTAGAGAGGTTGAGGTCTATATTCCTCTACATAGAGGTCTATATTCCCTCAATAACTGCGGGACCTGATTGTATTTCTTGCAGTACAGgattaaatttacaaattaagGTAGAATGGTTGGAAAGAAAATAATTGTAAGCAGAAGGCATTTGTACACTAAGTAAAATTCAGCGTGAGTAAGATACTAGACACTTGTGAATGGTAgtgagattaaataaaaaaaaacccaacttTAAATgctcagaatgtttttttaagaatgtgAATTTTGTTAAACAAATTTGTCTGAATAAACTTACATGGATCTCTGCATGATTGCAGGTCAGCGTGATATTGTAGGATTTGTAAAGAATCACATACACAGGGCAGGTGAGATTATTTTTAACAtcacaattgtattttttagcaTGGACACTGATATTGTATCTTGGGATGATTTCTTGGAACAAAACATAAGTGCAGTTTTCTTGGAAAGTATAGTATTGTCCATCAAAAGTTCTGTAATGAGGGCCACCCCAGCTCATGCACAAACCTATTGGCTCAGAAAACAAGTTAAATATAAGGAGAGTTGTGGTATGCACATCCTGTAGTAGCTGATTGTTGTTAAAGCTAGCAAAGAGGTTTAAACTTAGATGTTTCTGTTGTTGTAgaaacatgtttctgttgttgtGGATGGTGGTGTTACAGTAGAAGTGGAAGTTGTTGTAGGAGTTGTGGTTGACACTGTAGTAGTTCTAGAACTACCAGTAGATGTTTCTGTTGTTGTAGATGGTGGTGTTACAGTAGTAGTTGTAGTTGTTGTAGGAGTTGTGGTTGACACTGTAGTAGTTGTAAAGCTAGCAGTAGATGTTCCTGTTGTTGTAGATGATGAAGTTACAGTAGTAGTGGTAGTTGTTGTAGGAGTTGTGGTTGACACTGTAGTAGTTGTAAAGCTAGCAGTAGATGTTCCTGTTGTTGTAGATGGTGGTGTTACacagtagtagtagttgtagGAGTTGTGGTTGACACTGTAGTAGTTGTGGCTTGCAGTAGACTGTTGTTGTAGTTGTAAAGCTAGCAGTAGATAGGAGTTGTGGTTGTTGTTGTAGTATGGTAAAGTTACAGTAGATGTTCCTGTGTTGTAGATGGTGGTGTACAGTAGTTGTGGTTGAGGAGTTGTAGTTGTTGTAGTAAAGCTAGCAGTAGATGTTCCTGTTGTTGTAGATGGTGGTGTTACAGTAGTAGTGGTAGTTGTTGTAGGAGTTGTGGTTGACACTGTAGTAGTTGTAAAAGCAGTAGATGTTCCTGTTGTTGTAGATGTTCCTGTTGTTGTAGATGTAGTTGTGATGTTACAGTTGTTGTAGATGGTTGTACAGTAGTAGGTAGTTGTGGTTGACACTGTAGTAGTTGTAAAGCTAGCAGTAGATGTTCCTGTTGTTGTAGATGGTGGTGTTACAGTAGTAGTTGTAGTTGTTGTAGGAGTTGTGGTTGACACTGTAGTAGTTGTAAAGCTAGCAGTAGATGTTCCTGTTGTTGTAGATGGTGGTGTTACAGTAGTAGTTGTTGTAGGTGTTGACAGTTAGCAGTAGATGTTCCTGTTGTTGTAGAGTTGTGGTTGACACTGTAGTAGTTGTAAAGCTAGCAGTAGATGCAGTAGATGTTCCTGTTGTTGTAGATGGTGGTGTTACAGTAGTTGTGGTTGACACTGTAGTAGTTGTAAAGCTAGCAGTAGATGTTCCTGTTGTTGTAGATGGTGGTGTTACAGTAGTAGTTGTTGTAGGAGTTGTGGTTGACACTGTAGTAGTTGTAAAGCTAGCAGTAGATGTTCCTGTTGTTGTAGATGGTGGTGTTACAGTAGTAGTGGTAGTTGTTGTAGGAGTTGTGGTTGACACTGTAGTAGTTGTAAAGCTAGCAGTAGATGTTCCTGTTGTTGTAGATGGTNNNNNNNNNNNNNNNNNNNNNNNNNNNNNNNNNNNNNNNNNNNNNNNNNNNNNNNNNNNNNNNNNNNNNNNNNNNNNNNNNNNNNNNNNNNNNNNNNNNNNNNNNNNNNNNNNNNNNNNNNNNNNNNNNNNNNNNNNNNNNNNNNNNNNNNNNNNNNNNNNNNNNNNNNNNNNNNNNNNNNNNNNNNNNNNNNNNNNNNNNNNNNNNNNNNNNNNNNNNNNNNNNNNNNNNNNNNNNNNNNNNNNNNNNNNNNNNNNNNNNNNNNNNNNNNNNNNNNNNNNNNNNNNNNNNNNNNNNNNNNNNNNNNNNNNNNNNNNNNNNNNNNNNNNNNNNNNNNNNNNNNNNNNNNNNNNNNNNNNNNNNNNNNNNNNNNNNNNNNNNNNNNNNNNNNNNNNNNNNNNNNNNNNNNNNNNNNNNNNNNNNNNNNNNNNNNNNNNNNNNNNNNNNNNNNNNNNNNNNNNNNNNNNNNNNNNNNNNNNNNNNNNNNNNNNNNNNNNNNNNNNNNNNNNNNNNNNNNNNNNNNNNNNNNNNNNNNNNNNNNNNNNNNNNNNNNNNNNNNNNNNNNNNNNNNNNNNNNNNNNNNNNNNNNNNNNNNNNNNNNNNNNNNNNNNNNNNNNNNNNNNNNNNNNNNNNNNNNNNNNNNNNNNNNNNNNNNNNNNNNNNNNNNNNNNNNNNNNNNNNNNNNNNNNNNNNNNNNNNNNNNNNNNNNNNNNNNNNNNNNNNNNNNNNNNNNNNNNNNNNNNNNNNNNNNNNNNNNNNNNNNNNNNNNNNNNNNNNNNNNNNNNNNNNNNNNNNNNNNNNNNNNNNNNNNNNNNNNNNNNNNNNNNNNNNNNNNNNNNNNNNNNNNNNNNNNNNNNNNNNNNNNNNNNNNNNNNNNNNNNNNNNNNNNNNNNNNNNNNNNNNNNNNNNNNNNNNNNNNNNNNNNNNNNNNNNNNNNNNNNNNNNNNNNNNNNNNNNNNNNNNNNNNNNNNNNNNNNNNNNNNNNNNNNNNNNNNNNNNNNNNNNNNNNNNNNNNNNNNNNNNNNNNNNNNNNNNNNNNNNNNNNNNNNNNNNNNNNNNNNNNNNNNNNNNNNNNNNNNNNNNNNNNNNNNNNNNNNNNNNNNNNNNNNNNNNNNNNNNNNNNNNNNNNNNNNNNNNNNNNNNNNNNNNNNNNNNNNNNNNNNNNNNNNNNNNNNNNNNNNNNNNNNNNNNNNNNNNNNNNNNNNNNNNNNNNNNNNNNNNNNNNNNNNNNNNNNNNNNNNNNNNNNNNNNNNNNNNNNNNNNNNNNNNNNNNNNNNNNNNNNNNNNNNNNNNNNNNNNNNNNNNNNNNNNNNNNNNNNNNNNNNNNNNNNNNNNNNNNNNNNNNNNNNNNNNNNNNNNNNNNNNNNNNNNNNNNNNNNNNNNNNNNNNNNNNNNNNNNNNNNNNNNNNNNNNNNNNNNNNNNNNNNNNNNNNNNNNNNNNNNNNNNNNNNNNNNNNNNNNNNNNNNNNNNNNNNNNNNNNNNNNNNNNNNNNNNNNNNNNNNNNNNNNNNNNNNNNNNNNNNNNNNNNNNNNNNNNNNNNNNNNNNNNNNNNNNNNNNNNNNNNNNNNNNNNNNNNNNNNNNNNNNNNNNNNNNNNNNNNNNNNNNNNNNNNNNNNNNNNNNNNNNNNNNNNNNNNNNNNNNNNNNNNNNNNNNNNNNNNNNNNNNNNNNNNNNNNNNNNNNNNNNNNNNNNNNNNNNNNNNNNNNNNNNNNNNNNNNNNNNNNNNNNNNNNNNNNNNNNNNNNNNNNNNNNNNNNNNNNNNNNNNNNNNNNNNNNNNNNNNNNNNNNNNNNNNNNNNNNNNNNNNNNNNNNNNNNNNNNNNNNNNNNNNNNNNNNNNNNNNNNNNNNNNNNNNNNNNNNNNNNNNNNNNNNNNNNNNNNNNNNNNNNNNNNNNNNNNNNNNNNNNNNNNNNNNNNNNNNNNNNNNNNNNNNNNNNNNNNNNNNNNNNNNNNNNNNNNNNNNNNNNNNNNNNNNNNNNNNNNNNNNNNNNNNNNNNNNNNNNNNNNNNNNNNNNNNNNNNNNNNNNNNNNNNNNNNNNNNNNNNNNNNNNNNNNNNNNNNNNNNNNNNNNNNNNNNNNNNNNNNNNNNNNNNNNNNNNNNNNNNNNNNNNNNNNNNNNNNNNNNNNNNNNNNNNNNNNNNNNNNNNNNNNNNNNNNNNNNNNNNNNNNNNNNNNNNNNNNNNNNNNNNNNNNNNNNNNNNNNNNNNNNNNNNNNNNNNNNNNNNNNNNNNNNNNNNNNNNNNNNNNNNNNNNNNNNNNNNNNNNNNNNNNNNNNNNNNNNNNNNNNNNNNNNNNNNNNNNNNNNNNNNNNNNNNNNNNNNNNNNNNNNNNNNNNNNNNNNNNNNNNNNNNNNNNNNNNNNNNNNNNNNNNNNNNNNNNNNNNNNNNNNNNNNNNNNNNNNNNNNNNNNNNNNNNNNNNNNNNNNNNNNNNNNNNNNNNNNNNNNNNNNNNNNNNNNNNNNNNNNNNNNNNNNNNNNNNNNNNNNNNNNNNNNNNNNNNNNNNNNNNNNNNNNNNNNNNNNNNNNNNNNNNNNNNNNNNNNNNNNNNNNNNNNNNNNNNNNNNNNNNNNNNNNNNNNNNNNNNNNNNNNNNNNNNNNNNNNNNNNNNNNNNNNNNNNNNNNNNNNNNNNNNNNNNNNNNNNNNNNNNNNNNNNNNNNNNNNNNNNNNNNNNNNNNNNNNNNNNNNNNNNNNNNNNNNNNNNNNNNNNNNNNNNNNNNNNNNNNNNNNNNNNNNNNNNNNNNNNNNNNNNNNNNNNNNNNNNNNNNNNNNNNNNNNNNNNNNNNNNNNNNNNNNNNNNNNNNNNNNNNNNNNNNNNNNNNNNNNNNNNNNNNNNNNNNNNNNNNNNNNNNNNNNNNNNNNNNNNNNNNNNNNNNNNNNNNNNNNNNNNNNNNNNNNNNNNNNNNNNNNNNNNNNNNNNNNNNNNNNNNNNNNNNNNNNNNNNNNNNNNNNNNNNNNNNNNNNNNNNNNNNNNNNNNNNNNNNNNNNNNNNNNNNNNNNNNNNNNNNNNNNNNNNNNNNNNNNNNNNNNNNNNNNNNNNNNNNNNNNNNNNNNNNNNNNNNNNNNNNNNNNNNNNNNNNNNNNNNNNNNNNNNNNNNNNNNNNNNNNNNNNNNNNNNNNNNNNNNNNNNNNNNNNNNNNNNNNNNNNNNNNNNNNNNNNNNNNNNNNNNNNNNNNNNNNNNNNNNNNNNNNNNNNNNNNNNNNNNNNNNNNNNNNNNNNNNNNNNNNNNNNNNNNNNNNNNNNNNNNNNNNNNNNNNNNNNNNNNNNNNNNNNNNNNNNNNNNNNNNNNNNNNNNNNNNNNNNNNNNNNNNNNNNNNNNNNNNNNNNNNNNNNNNNNNNNNNNNNNNNNNNNNNNNNNNNNNNNNNNNNNNNNNNNNNNNNNNNNNNNNNNNNNNNNNNNNNNNNNNNNNNNNNNNNNNNNNNNNNNNNNNNNNNNNNNNNNNNNNNNNNNNNNNNNNNNNNNNNNNNNNNNNNNNNNNNNNNNNNNNNNNNNNNNNNNNNNNNNNNNNNNNNNNNNNNNNNNNNNNNNNNNNNNNNNNNNNNNNNNNNNNNNNNNNNNNNNNNNNNNNNNNNNNNNNNNNNNNNNNNNNNNNNNNNNNNNNNNNNNNNNNNNNNNNNNNNNNNNNNNNNNNNNNNNNNNNNNNNNNNNNNNNNNNNNNNNNNNNNNNNNNNNNNNNNNNNNNNNNNNNNNNNNNNNNNNNNNNNNNNNNNNNNNNNNNNNNNNNNNNNNNNNNNNNNNNNNNNNNNNNNNNNNNNNNNNNNNNNNNNNNNNNNNNNNNNNNNNNNNNNNNNNNNNNNNNNNNNNNNNNNNNNNNNNNNNNNNNNNNNNNNNNNNNNNNNNNNNNNNNNNNNNNNNNNNNNNNNNNNNNNNNNNNNNNNNNNNNNNNNNNNNNNNNNNNNNNNNNNNNNNNNNNNNNNNNNNNNNNNNNNNNNNNNNNNNNNNNNNNNNNNNNNNNNNNNNNNNNNNNNNNNNNNNNNNNNNNNNNNNNNNNNNNNNNNNNNNNNNNNNNNNNNNNNNNNNNNNNNNNNNNNNNNNNNNNNNNNNNNNNNNNNNNNNNNNNNNNNNNNNNNNNNNNNNNNNNNNNNNNNNNNNNNNNNNNNNNNNNNNNNNNNNNNNNNNNNNNNNNNNNNNNNNNNNNNNNNNNNNNNNNNNNNNNNNNNNNNNNNNNNNNNNNNNNNNNNNNNNNNNNNNNNNNNNNNNNNNNNNNNNNNNNNNNNNNNNNNNN
The sequence above is drawn from the Labeo rohita strain BAU-BD-2019 chromosome 25, IGBB_LRoh.1.0, whole genome shotgun sequence genome and encodes:
- the LOC127156386 gene encoding intestinal mucin-like protein isoform X2, with protein sequence MSWGGPHYRTFDGQYYTFQENCTYVLFQEIIPRYNISVHAKKYNCDVKNNLTCPVYVILYKSYNITLTCNHAEIHVYVNNDMKKPTYVIDNIIITTTGMEVTVNISEIKTEIKVRELNFEITLPFSYFHDNTQGQCGYCDNNTRNDCRLPNGKTDNSCEHMAQFWMDPNCTVPTPTPTPPPPPPPCHTSTPHNTTVCEIIMTVFNSCHDAVPYQDYYKACKYDVCTMKNESAACASVEAYAQLCGQNSICVDWRSSPVLKGLCVFDCPSSKIYKACGPPVEKSCSASYNKMYAENKCPSDNSNKTVTEGCYCPDGQYRVNMTSDMCTAYCDCIGPDNLPRKPGDTWTDDCNIYNCTTSGIPLKEPVKCPTEMPCPTGYNRTVKDCCPTCVHKDVCVYNNTEYKVGEVRHYTCETITCRQINGSFVAEKISENCTNSGPSDCKLGYEYVKQKEDCCGTCVQRNCTYMKDNTTYMMPVGEVHIYKCENVTCRKVNGSPVIEKSSDKCTYSSSLDCKLGSEYVKQEEDCCGMCVPRNCTYMKDNTTHTMRVQETYKFNCTTGTCNKINGLLMIVESIKKCPDFNPKDCVPGTLKLDTDGCCQICEISNCVLEKNITRLHVDGCTSVKDVEVTSCTGHCDSKSMYSMYTNNMMHNCSCCKENEVTTEEVMLQCPDSTNIEHKYKYIKSCTCTPTKCIDL
- the LOC127156386 gene encoding intestinal mucin-like protein isoform X1 gives rise to the protein MSWGGPHYRTFDGQYYTFQENCTYVLFQEIIPRYNISVHAKKYNCDVKNNLTCPVYVILYKSYNITLTCNHAEIHVYVNNDMKKPTYVIDNIIITTTGMEVTVNISEIKTEIKVRELNFEITLPFSYFHDNTQGQCGYCDNNTRNDCRLPNGKTDNSCEHMAQFWMDPNCTVPTPTPTPPPPPPPCHTSTPHNTTVCEIIMTVFNSCHDAVPYQDYYKACKYDVCTMKNESAACASVEAYAQLCGQNSICVDWRSSPVLKGLCVFDCPSSKIYKACGPPVEKSCSASYNKMYAENKCPSDNSNKTVTEGCYCPDGQYRVNMTSDMCTAYCDCIGPDNLPRKPGDTWTDDCNIYNCTTSGIPLKEPVKCPTEMPCPTGYNRTVKDCCPTCVHKDVCVYNNTEYKVGEVRHYTCETITCRQINGSFVAEKISENCTNSGPSDCKLGYEYVKQKEDCCGTCVQRNCTYMKDNTTYMMPIGEVHIYKCENVSCQKIDGRPVTEKSFGKCTYLSQSDCKLGYEYVKQKEDCCGTCVQRNCTYMKDNTTYMMPVGEVHIYKCENVTCRKVNGSPVIEKSSDKCTYSSSLDCKLGSEYVKQEEDCCGMCVPRNCTYMKDNTTHTMRVQETYKFNCTTGTCNKINGLLMIVESIKKCPDFNPKDCVPGTLKLDTDGCCQICEISNCVLEKNITRLHVDGCTSVKDVEVTSCTGHCDSKSMYSMYTNNMMHNCSCCKENEVTTEEVMLQCPDSTNIEHKYKYIKSCTCTPTKCIDL